The proteins below are encoded in one region of Sporosarcina sp. FSL K6-1508:
- a CDS encoding FtsW/RodA/SpoVE family cell cycle protein translates to MKTYAKKLFRYFDFPLFFVYLLLCFFGLVMIYSSSMVVAVGRYDYPADYYLQKQLLNLKLAIPAFFVAAFFPYKNYKRKNLMVFAVIGMLFLLFLVHFVGSGEHVGATSWLKTPIGNLQPSEVAKLILIVYFSGIFAKKYESGTIDNINQSILPPVVILVLAVGSIMLETDIGSSFIIIVTALSVLAASGIKKRTFMKISGIISVGLVFAALVLYFKWETIMNEGRAGRILSFLNPFDYIQGSGYQIANGYIAIGSGGLQGRGLGNSIQKRGYLPEPQTDVIMAVISEELGLLGAIVVIGGLGFIVLRALLISLQAKDPHARMLAAGIGSMIGIQTFVNLGGLMGLLPLTGVTLPFISYGGTSIILLSLSLGILTNVSMFVKYEKNK, encoded by the coding sequence ACATATGCTAAAAAGCTATTTCGCTATTTTGATTTTCCGTTATTTTTTGTCTATCTGCTGCTTTGTTTTTTCGGGCTTGTTATGATTTACAGCTCAAGTATGGTTGTTGCGGTAGGGCGATATGATTATCCGGCTGATTATTATTTGCAAAAACAGTTGTTAAATTTGAAACTTGCTATTCCGGCTTTCTTTGTGGCGGCTTTTTTTCCGTACAAAAATTATAAACGGAAAAATTTAATGGTTTTTGCTGTAATAGGGATGCTTTTTCTATTGTTTCTTGTTCATTTCGTTGGTTCGGGTGAACATGTCGGAGCGACAAGTTGGTTAAAAACACCTATTGGTAATCTGCAACCCTCGGAAGTTGCGAAGTTAATCCTAATTGTCTATTTTTCAGGGATTTTTGCAAAAAAATACGAGTCTGGTACAATCGACAATATTAACCAATCAATATTACCGCCTGTTGTCATTTTAGTATTAGCGGTCGGTTCTATCATGCTAGAGACAGACATCGGGAGTTCGTTTATTATCATCGTAACTGCACTTTCTGTCTTGGCGGCAAGTGGTATTAAAAAAAGGACCTTTATGAAAATTAGCGGAATCATTTCGGTGGGCCTTGTCTTTGCAGCGCTTGTCCTTTATTTCAAATGGGAAACGATCATGAATGAAGGTAGGGCAGGCCGTATATTATCATTCCTGAATCCATTCGATTATATCCAAGGGTCTGGTTATCAGATCGCGAACGGCTATATTGCTATCGGTTCTGGAGGTTTGCAAGGGAGAGGGCTTGGCAATTCCATTCAGAAAAGAGGTTACTTACCTGAACCGCAAACGGATGTGATTATGGCGGTTATTTCTGAAGAATTAGGTCTACTCGGTGCCATCGTCGTTATTGGAGGTCTTGGCTTTATTGTATTAAGAGCTTTATTAATATCCCTTCAAGCAAAAGATCCTCACGCACGGATGCTTGCAGCTGGAATTGGAAGCATGATAGGAATTCAAACATTCGTGAATTTGGGCGGTCTGATGGGATTGCTACCGCTTACAGGGGTGACCCTGCCATTCATTAGCTATGGCGGAACATCAATTATTCTGTTATCTTTGTCTTTAGGAATATTAACGAATGTCTCAATGTTCGTAAAATATGAAAAAAACAAATAG